In Miscanthus floridulus cultivar M001 chromosome 5, ASM1932011v1, whole genome shotgun sequence, one genomic interval encodes:
- the LOC136453957 gene encoding protein TIFY 9-like, producing MASSSGDLTNGGGGGGGGGYMVHSGSGATASAPTTTTTTKTKPLTMFYNGGVAVFHLPQDKAEVVMNMAAGEDGRDDDGGRQRRPNHGDELLAKLRQDTMPTASKRSLQRFFQKRKERLYGP from the exons ATGGCCAGCTCCTCCGGCGACCTcaccaacggcggcggcggcggcggcggcggcggatatATGGTACACAGCGGCAGCGGCGCCACCGCCAGCgccccgacgacgacgacgacgacgaagacgAAGCCTCTGACCATGTTCTACAACGGCGGCGTCGCCGTGTTCCATCTCCCGCAAGACAAG GCGGAGGTTGTCATGAACATGGCGGCGGGTGAGGACGGcagagacgacgacggcggccgcCAGCGGCGGCCAAACCACGGCGACGAGTTGCTCGCCAAGTTGAGGCAAG ACACGATGCCCACGGCAAGCAAGAGATCTTTGCAGCGCTTCTTCCAGAAGCGCAAGGAGAG GCTGTATGGGCCTTGA
- the LOC136455542 gene encoding E3 ubiquitin-protein ligase At3g02290-like — protein MHILEYTATFQRLESRPNNPAQGVAPLGSTNPSVNINDNSLSETYHLVSRPLPYDTDPRYARVQREGLVSRREKSINLAQEESLALRRNGSSSGIEHLAAQKKRSSTENEGEYKVHRSESTKSLSAKAYSSSYAVVASEDEDICPTCLEEYTPDNPKIITKCCHNFHLGCIYEWMERSDTCPICGKEMEFCESP, from the exons ATGCATATCCTTGAG TATACTGCAACATTCCAAAGGCTTGAGTCTAGGCCAAACAACCCAGCCCAAGGGGTTGCTCCACTGGGATCCACTAATCCAAGTGTCAACATAAATGACAATTCACTCTCTGAAACTTATCACCTTGTTTCTAGACCACTTCCATATGATACTGATCCTAGATATGCCCGTGTTCAAAGAGAGGGATTAGTCTCCAGGCGTGAGAAATCCATAAATCTTGCACAAGAAGAGTCACTAGCCCTTAGACGAAATGGCAGCAGCTCTGGTATTGAGCATTTAGCTGCTCAGAAGAAACGCAGCAGCACTGAAAATGAGGGTGAATATAAGGTCCATCGTTCTGAATCAACTAAGAGTTTGTCTGCGAAAGCTTATAGTAGCAGCTATGCAGTTGTCGCTTCAGAAGATGAGGATATCTGCCCTACTTGTCTGGAAG AATACACGCCAGACAATCCAAAAATTATAACCAAGTGCTGTCACAATTTTCATCTTGGTTGTATTTATGAATGGATGGAGAGAAGTGATACATGCCCAATTTGTGGAAAG GAAATGGAGTTTTGCGAGAGCCCGTGA